The Paracoccus sp. MC1862 genome includes a window with the following:
- a CDS encoding transposase → MPRYLRPRLPGVPIFFTVALAQRGSSLLLEEVEQLRQAVRVTRAERPFAIEAWVVLPDHLHCIWRLPEGDTDYPARWRLIKARFSRAVPMGTRRDSHIARRERGVWQRRFWDHHIRDEADLAAHLRYCWFNPVKHGLVQRVEDWPFSSVHREIGGPRWEWAMQDEAP, encoded by the coding sequence ATGCCCCGCTATCTTCGCCCGCGCCTGCCCGGCGTCCCGATCTTCTTCACCGTCGCGCTGGCGCAGCGGGGGTCGAGTCTGCTGCTGGAGGAGGTGGAGCAGTTGCGGCAGGCCGTGCGCGTGACGCGGGCCGAGCGGCCCTTTGCGATCGAAGCATGGGTGGTGCTGCCCGATCACCTGCATTGCATCTGGCGGCTGCCCGAGGGGGATACGGATTATCCGGCGCGCTGGCGGTTGATCAAGGCGCGCTTCTCGCGGGCGGTGCCGATGGGCACTCGGCGCGACAGTCACATTGCGAGAAGAGAGCGGGGAGTCTGGCAGCGCCGGTTCTGGGACCACCACATCCGCGACGAGGCGGACCTTGCGGCACATCTGCGGTATTGCTGGTTCAACCCGGTGAAACATGGGTTGGTGCAGCGGGTGGAGGATTGGCCGTTTTCGTCGGTTCACCGAGAGATTGGCGGCCCCCGATGGGAATGGGCGATGCAGGACGAGGCTCCGTAG
- a CDS encoding DUF4747 family protein translates to MAKNIDYAILNLVGHPHPPGTYKKYFDMASNVEGTRFFGDLSAGTSPVAERDGLLLGRLAFWTDIDPKEPVLQKANKERISQRDANIGLPRGIGFNPRVFNFAFNIKKHTLYVELRNDEGKTTSAGMVERAMKAITSALPETGIEYEVQLKPSKDALRAVLGIKQLNRIEIDFRIPNPDDLSQEEREILQEMDDLNARRKNVELYRDRDEESLTLTPRYETLASMAKDNGYVKAEGKTREGLREARSTKQHPAVVSRTFEGAGDDSSYGALISVAAE, encoded by the coding sequence ATGGCGAAAAATATTGATTACGCAATACTGAACTTGGTTGGGCATCCGCATCCTCCAGGAACCTACAAGAAGTATTTCGATATGGCATCGAACGTGGAAGGGACTCGATTTTTTGGCGACCTTTCGGCTGGAACATCGCCGGTTGCCGAGCGAGACGGGTTGCTTCTCGGGCGACTTGCTTTTTGGACTGATATTGACCCCAAAGAGCCGGTTCTTCAGAAGGCTAATAAGGAGCGTATCTCGCAGAGAGATGCAAACATCGGCCTTCCAAGAGGGATTGGGTTCAATCCTCGCGTTTTTAATTTTGCATTCAATATAAAAAAACACACATTGTATGTGGAGCTAAGAAATGATGAGGGCAAGACGACCTCTGCGGGAATGGTAGAGCGAGCGATGAAAGCTATCACTTCTGCTCTTCCAGAAACAGGCATTGAGTACGAAGTGCAATTGAAACCATCTAAAGATGCCTTGCGTGCAGTGCTGGGCATCAAGCAGTTGAATCGCATCGAGATAGACTTTCGTATCCCTAATCCCGACGATCTTTCGCAGGAGGAGCGCGAGATACTGCAGGAGATGGATGACCTAAACGCTCGCAGGAAAAATGTAGAGCTTTATAGAGATCGGGATGAAGAAAGTTTGACACTTACCCCACGTTACGAGACGCTAGCGAGTATGGCAAAAGACAATGGGTATGTGAAGGCTGAGGGGAAGACACGTGAGGGCCTCCGAGAGGCGAGAAGCACCAAGCAGCACCCTGCAGTGGTATCTAGAACTTTCGAGGGAGCCGGGGATGATTCCAGTTACGGTGCTCTCATCTCGGTGGCTGCGGAATAG
- a CDS encoding IS110 family transposase: MAKAEHNADARVLVGIDVSKHRHEVLIAVPGKTRRRRLTITNTLEDFYRLIALLGDYHLPVRIGFEATGNYHRALMYRLGMAGFDVKLVSSVALARTREALHNSWDKNDPKDAQVILHMLQIGATQVFLDPLHAGINDIQELSKTHEIVSKAKTELWHRILGHYLPLYFPEAGRFQRSSRSDWFLAFLEMFPSPHLITAMDKDDFVAAAWAVVGKKVSKAALISDIYETARSSVGLPVAADSDALRMFRMVLAEGRSLIRQRNEIESRAVELLSDHPHYQLLTSVPGIGPINALTILAEAGDLRRFNHHRQFLKFCGMDLATVQSGLFRGRSRISKYGNARLRRTLWMAGQTAVLQRANSFRDKFERYIAQDRHNPDLRRKAYTAIAAKMARTIHAVIKSGEPYRPFFEGASPSGRTSLWRAVEAAC, from the coding sequence ATGGCCAAGGCTGAGCATAATGCGGATGCCCGTGTTCTGGTAGGCATCGACGTTTCCAAGCATCGCCACGAGGTGCTGATCGCCGTTCCCGGCAAGACGCGCCGGCGGCGGCTGACGATCACCAATACGCTCGAGGACTTTTATCGTCTCATCGCCCTGCTGGGTGATTATCATCTCCCGGTCAGGATTGGGTTCGAGGCAACGGGCAACTACCATCGCGCGCTGATGTATCGCCTCGGCATGGCCGGCTTCGACGTGAAGCTCGTTTCATCGGTCGCGTTGGCCAGAACCCGCGAGGCGCTGCACAACAGTTGGGACAAGAACGATCCGAAGGACGCCCAGGTTATCCTGCACATGCTCCAGATCGGCGCCACGCAGGTCTTTCTGGATCCGCTCCACGCGGGGATCAACGACATCCAGGAGCTGTCCAAGACGCACGAGATCGTATCAAAGGCCAAAACCGAGCTGTGGCATCGGATCTTGGGGCACTATCTCCCTCTCTATTTTCCTGAAGCTGGCCGCTTCCAGCGCAGTTCCCGAAGCGACTGGTTTCTTGCCTTTCTCGAGATGTTCCCGTCGCCACACCTGATCACCGCAATGGACAAGGATGATTTCGTTGCGGCCGCATGGGCAGTCGTGGGGAAGAAGGTTTCGAAAGCCGCTCTGATCTCAGACATTTACGAGACGGCGCGCAGTTCGGTGGGGTTGCCGGTCGCAGCCGATTCCGATGCGCTGCGGATGTTCCGCATGGTGCTGGCCGAAGGCCGCAGCTTGATCCGCCAGCGCAACGAGATCGAGAGTCGGGCAGTTGAACTGCTCAGTGATCACCCCCACTACCAGCTTCTCACGTCAGTGCCTGGCATCGGCCCGATCAATGCGCTAACCATCCTGGCCGAGGCGGGAGACCTGCGCCGCTTCAATCATCACCGGCAATTCCTGAAGTTCTGCGGCATGGATCTGGCCACGGTGCAATCCGGTCTGTTCCGCGGCAGAAGCAGGATCTCGAAGTATGGCAATGCCAGATTGCGGCGGACGCTCTGGATGGCTGGACAGACCGCCGTGCTCCAGCGGGCCAACAGCTTCCGCGACAAGTTCGAGCGCTACATTGCGCAAGACCGCCATAATCCGGACCTCCGTCGCAAGGCCTACACCGCCATCGCCGCGAAGATGGCCCGCACCATTCACGCCGTGATCAAATCCGGCGAACCCTATCGTCCCTTCTTCGAGGGGGCGAGCCCGAGCGGAAGGACCTCTCTCTGGCGAGCCGTGGAGGCAGCGTGCTGA
- the lepA gene encoding translation elongation factor 4, whose amino-acid sequence MTQLDLIRNFSIVAHIDHGKSTLADRLIQSTGTVADRDMKEQMLDSMDIERERGITIKANTVRISYPAKDGQTYVLNLIDTPGHVDFAYEVSRSMRAVEGSLLVVDATQGVEAQTLANVYQAIDAGHEIVPVLNKIDLPAAEPDRVKEQIEDVIGIDASDAVLISAKTGLGIPDVLEAIVARLPAPKGKQDAPLKAMLVDSWYDAYLGVVVMIRVMDGVIRKGDRVRMMQTGAVYGIDKLAVLTPRMVDIPELGPGEIGVFTASIKQVRDTRVGDTITHERKGTDSPLPGFKPAQPVVFCGLFPVDAADFDALRDAIEKLALNDASFSYEMETSAALGFGFRCGFLGLLHLEVIRDRLEREYDLDLITTAPSVVFRLHMKDGEVRELHNPADMPDPMLIDHIEEPRIKATIMVPDEYLGDVLKLCQDRRGIQLDLTYAGSRAMVVYDLPLAEVVFDFYDRLKSVTKGYASFDYQISEYREDYLVKMSILVNDEPVDALSIMVHRDRAESRGRAMVEKLKELIPRHMFKIPIQAAIGGRVIARETLAALRKDVTAKCYGGDATRKKKLLEKQKAGKKKMRQFGKVEIPQSAFISALKMDG is encoded by the coding sequence ATGACCCAGCTTGATCTCATCCGCAACTTCTCGATCGTGGCCCATATCGACCACGGCAAATCCACGCTGGCCGACCGGCTGATCCAGTCGACCGGCACCGTCGCCGACCGCGACATGAAGGAGCAGATGCTCGACAGCATGGACATCGAGCGCGAACGCGGCATCACCATCAAGGCCAACACCGTCCGCATCAGCTATCCGGCCAAGGACGGGCAAACCTATGTTCTGAACCTGATCGACACCCCCGGCCATGTGGACTTCGCCTATGAGGTCTCGCGGTCCATGCGCGCGGTCGAGGGATCGCTGCTGGTGGTGGACGCCACGCAGGGGGTCGAGGCGCAGACGCTGGCCAACGTGTATCAGGCGATCGACGCGGGGCACGAGATCGTGCCGGTGCTGAACAAGATCGACCTGCCAGCGGCGGAACCCGACCGGGTCAAGGAACAGATCGAGGACGTGATCGGCATCGACGCCTCGGACGCGGTGCTGATTTCCGCGAAAACCGGCCTCGGGATTCCCGACGTGCTGGAGGCCATCGTCGCGCGCCTGCCCGCGCCCAAGGGAAAGCAGGATGCGCCGTTGAAGGCGATGCTGGTGGATTCGTGGTATGATGCCTATCTGGGCGTCGTGGTGATGATCCGCGTCATGGACGGCGTGATCCGCAAGGGCGACCGCGTCCGCATGATGCAGACCGGGGCCGTCTACGGCATCGACAAGCTGGCCGTCCTGACCCCGCGCATGGTGGACATCCCCGAGCTTGGGCCGGGCGAGATCGGCGTCTTCACCGCATCCATCAAGCAGGTCCGCGACACCCGCGTCGGCGACACCATCACGCATGAACGCAAGGGCACCGACAGCCCGCTGCCCGGCTTCAAGCCCGCGCAGCCCGTGGTCTTCTGCGGGTTGTTCCCCGTGGACGCCGCCGACTTCGACGCCCTGCGCGACGCGATCGAGAAGCTGGCGCTGAACGACGCCAGTTTCAGCTACGAGATGGAGACCTCGGCGGCCTTGGGTTTCGGCTTCCGCTGCGGCTTCCTGGGGCTTTTGCACCTCGAGGTCATCCGCGACCGCTTGGAGCGCGAATACGACCTCGACCTCATCACGACGGCACCCAGCGTGGTCTTCCGCCTGCACATGAAGGACGGCGAGGTGCGCGAGTTGCACAACCCCGCCGACATGCCCGACCCGATGCTGATCGACCATATCGAGGAGCCGCGCATCAAGGCCACGATCATGGTTCCCGACGAATACCTGGGCGACGTGCTGAAGCTGTGCCAGGACCGCCGCGGCATCCAGCTTGACCTGACCTATGCCGGTTCCCGCGCGATGGTCGTCTATGACCTGCCGCTGGCCGAGGTCGTCTTCGACTTCTACGACCGGCTGAAGTCGGTGACCAAGGGCTATGCCAGCTTCGACTACCAGATCTCGGAATACCGCGAGGATTATCTGGTCAAGATGTCGATCCTGGTGAACGACGAGCCGGTGGATGCGCTCTCGATCATGGTCCACCGCGACCGCGCCGAGTCCCGCGGCCGCGCGATGGTGGAAAAGCTGAAGGAGCTGATCCCCCGCCACATGTTCAAGATCCCGATCCAGGCGGCCATCGGCGGTCGCGTGATCGCGCGCGAGACGCTGGCCGCGCTGCGCAAGGACGTGACCGCCAAGTGCTACGGCGGGGACGCGACCCGGAAGAAGAAGCTGCTGGAGAAGCAGAAGGCCGGCAAGAAGAAGATGCGCCAGTTCGGGAAGGTGGAGATCCCGCAGAGCGCGTTTATCTCGGCGTTGAAGATGGATGGCTAA
- a CDS encoding DMT family transporter, translated as MTATRDTLRSSHAANLRAAGFMVGSMAMFAVEDAAIKTLTMRLPVGQVLATLGVLGLGIFWAVLARNGGRMWTRHLLLRPVLLRNLGEAVGSMGFTSALALTDLSSASAILQALPLALVMGGALFLGEKVGWRRWTAILVGFAGVLLIIRPGASGFQPESGLALIGVAGLALRDLATRRMPADVPSHQLSASAFGSLIPAGLLLAWGMGTPLMLPGAGEALWFLGCITFGVLGYAMMVAATRAGEASLIAPLRYVRLLFALMIAVAVFGERPDALTLAGAALIVGSGGFAMWRELVRNRPR; from the coding sequence ATGACCGCCACCCGTGACACGCTTCGCTCTTCTCACGCCGCCAACCTGCGCGCGGCAGGCTTCATGGTCGGCTCGATGGCGATGTTCGCGGTCGAGGATGCCGCGATCAAGACCCTGACCATGCGGCTTCCCGTCGGGCAGGTTCTGGCAACGCTGGGGGTGCTGGGGCTGGGCATCTTCTGGGCGGTGCTGGCGCGCAACGGCGGCCGGATGTGGACGCGGCACCTGCTGCTGCGGCCGGTGCTGCTGCGCAACCTCGGGGAAGCGGTCGGCTCGATGGGCTTCACCTCGGCCTTGGCGCTGACGGACCTGTCCTCGGCCTCGGCGATCCTGCAGGCGCTGCCGCTGGCGCTGGTCATGGGCGGCGCGCTGTTTCTGGGCGAGAAGGTCGGCTGGCGGCGCTGGACCGCGATTCTCGTAGGCTTCGCGGGCGTGCTGCTGATCATCCGCCCCGGCGCCTCGGGCTTCCAGCCGGAATCGGGGCTGGCTCTGATCGGGGTCGCGGGCCTTGCGCTGCGCGACCTCGCCACGCGGCGGATGCCGGCGGATGTGCCCTCGCACCAGTTGTCCGCTTCGGCCTTCGGATCGCTGATCCCGGCGGGGCTGCTGCTGGCCTGGGGGATGGGGACGCCGCTGATGCTGCCCGGCGCGGGCGAGGCGCTGTGGTTTCTCGGCTGCATCACCTTCGGCGTCCTCGGCTATGCGATGATGGTCGCCGCGACTCGCGCGGGCGAGGCCTCGCTGATCGCGCCGCTGCGCTATGTCCGGCTGCTCTTTGCGCTAATGATCGCCGTCGCGGTCTTCGGCGAGCGGCCCGACGCGCTGACCCTTGCGGGCGCGGCGCTGATCGTGGGGTCCGGCGGCTTCGCCATGTGGCGCGAACTGGTGCGCAATCGTCCGCGCTGA
- a CDS encoding heavy-metal-associated domain-containing protein: MKFHVEDMGCGHCTAAIESAIASAGGKARADLDDRTVTVEGIGSARAAELIKEAGYTAIPVE; the protein is encoded by the coding sequence ATGAAGTTCCACGTCGAGGACATGGGCTGCGGCCACTGCACCGCCGCCATCGAAAGCGCCATCGCCAGCGCCGGGGGCAAGGCCCGCGCCGACTTGGACGACAGGACGGTGACGGTCGAGGGCATCGGCAGCGCAAGGGCGGCCGAGCTGATCAAGGAAGCGGGCTACACCGCCATCCCGGTCGAATAG
- a CDS encoding HAD family hydrolase: protein MLTIGFDADDTLWENEAFFHLTQDDFVSLLKGHGDPDVIRAHLHDVQVANLEIYGYGIKSFTLSMIQTALDLTGNDLPGPVVARLLRLGQDMLRHPVHLLDHVRDVLADLRDHRLILITKGDVLDQERKVAASGLAPLFEGIEIVQDKTPQAYARVLQRHRLEPEEFLMVGNSMRSDVLPVIEIGGRGVLVPARLGWVHEHAEPPESPRFHRVDSLADLPALVRRIEGYSTGMAV, encoded by the coding sequence ATGCTGACCATCGGTTTCGACGCGGACGACACGTTGTGGGAGAACGAGGCGTTCTTTCACCTGACCCAGGATGATTTCGTGAGCCTGCTGAAAGGCCACGGGGACCCGGACGTGATCCGCGCCCACCTGCACGACGTGCAGGTCGCCAATCTCGAAATCTACGGCTACGGCATAAAGAGCTTCACCCTGTCGATGATCCAGACCGCGCTGGACCTGACCGGAAACGACCTGCCGGGACCTGTGGTCGCGCGGCTGCTGCGGCTGGGGCAGGACATGCTGCGCCATCCCGTGCACCTGCTGGACCATGTGCGCGATGTTCTGGCGGACCTGCGCGACCACCGGCTGATCCTGATCACCAAGGGCGACGTGCTGGACCAGGAACGGAAAGTGGCGGCCTCGGGGCTTGCGCCGCTGTTCGAGGGGATCGAGATCGTGCAGGACAAGACTCCGCAGGCTTATGCCCGCGTGTTGCAGCGGCACCGGCTTGAACCGGAGGAGTTCCTGATGGTCGGCAACTCGATGCGCTCGGACGTGCTGCCGGTGATCGAGATCGGCGGGCGCGGGGTGCTGGTCCCTGCAAGGCTCGGCTGGGTGCATGAACATGCCGAGCCGCCGGAAAGCCCCCGCTTCCATCGCGTGGACAGCCTGGCCGACCTTCCCGCGCTGGTGCGGCGGATCGAGGGCTATTCGACCGGGATGGCGGTGTAG
- a CDS encoding NAD-dependent deacylase yields MRIVVLTGAGLSAESGLATFRDADGLWEQHRVEDVATPQAFRRDPALVLRFYDGRRAGAATARPNAAHEALARLSRAPSVTLITQNVDSLLDRAGARDVIHMHGRLDSALCAACGHRWAAPAVMPVGTACPDCGRPTARPDIVWFGEMPYHMERIDAALSQADLFAAIGTSGNVYPAAGFVDVAGMTGAETVELNLAATAPGRFDRVIEGPASRTVPEWVASLIG; encoded by the coding sequence GTGAGGATCGTCGTCCTGACAGGCGCAGGCCTGTCGGCGGAAAGCGGACTTGCGACCTTCCGCGATGCGGACGGGCTGTGGGAACAGCACCGGGTCGAGGACGTGGCAACCCCGCAGGCCTTCCGCCGCGACCCCGCGCTGGTCCTGCGCTTCTACGACGGGCGCCGGGCAGGGGCGGCCACGGCCCGGCCCAATGCGGCGCATGAGGCGCTGGCGCGGCTGAGCCGAGCCCCTAGCGTGACACTGATCACCCAGAATGTCGATTCGCTGCTGGACCGCGCGGGCGCGCGGGACGTGATCCACATGCATGGGCGGCTCGATTCGGCCCTCTGCGCCGCCTGCGGCCACCGCTGGGCCGCGCCCGCCGTGATGCCGGTCGGCACGGCCTGCCCGGATTGCGGCAGGCCCACGGCGCGGCCCGACATCGTCTGGTTCGGCGAGATGCCCTATCACATGGAGCGGATCGACGCGGCGCTGTCGCAGGCAGACCTGTTCGCGGCCATCGGCACCTCGGGCAATGTCTATCCGGCGGCGGGTTTCGTGGACGTGGCGGGCATGACGGGCGCGGAAACGGTTGAGCTTAACCTTGCCGCCACTGCACCCGGCCGCTTCGACCGGGTGATCGAGGGACCGGCAAGCCGCACGGTCCCTGAATGGGTCGCCTCGCTGATCGGCTGA
- the glyA gene encoding serine hydroxymethyltransferase: MNQHPFRSGFFTETLSTRDPAIFDAIRGELGRQRDEIELIASENIVSRAVLEAQGSVMTNKYAEGYPGKRYYGGCEFVDIAENLAIDRAKQLFGCDFANVQPNSGSQANQGVFQALLTPGDTILGMSLDAGGHLTHGAKPNQSGKWFNAVQYGVRQQDSLLDYDQVEALAREHKPKAIIAGGSAIPRIIDFARLRGIADQVRAWLIVDMAHFAGLVAAGLYPSPFPHAHVATTTTHKTLRGPRGGMILTDDADIAKKVNSAIFPGIQGGPLMHVIAGKAVAFGEALRPEFKDYSRQVVLNAQALADELMKGGLDIVTGGTDTHLMLVDLRPKEVKGNQTEDALGRAHITCNKNGIPFDPEKPTVTSGVRLGSPAGTTRGFGEAEFRQIGRWIVEVVDGLAANGEGGNAEVEARVAGEVKALCARFPLYDGM; encoded by the coding sequence ATGAACCAACACCCGTTCCGATCGGGCTTCTTCACCGAGACCCTTTCCACCCGCGACCCTGCGATCTTTGACGCGATCCGGGGCGAGCTCGGGCGGCAGCGCGACGAGATCGAGCTGATCGCGTCCGAGAATATCGTCTCGCGCGCGGTGCTCGAGGCGCAGGGCTCGGTGATGACGAACAAATATGCCGAAGGCTATCCGGGCAAGCGCTACTACGGCGGCTGCGAATTCGTGGACATCGCCGAAAACCTCGCCATCGACCGGGCGAAGCAGCTGTTCGGCTGCGACTTCGCCAACGTCCAGCCGAACTCGGGCAGCCAGGCCAACCAGGGGGTCTTCCAGGCGCTGCTGACGCCCGGCGACACCATCCTCGGGATGAGCCTCGATGCGGGCGGGCACCTGACCCATGGCGCCAAGCCCAACCAGTCGGGCAAGTGGTTCAACGCCGTGCAATACGGCGTGCGCCAGCAGGACAGCCTGCTCGACTACGACCAGGTCGAGGCGCTTGCCCGCGAGCACAAGCCCAAGGCGATCATCGCCGGCGGCTCGGCCATCCCGCGGATCATCGACTTCGCCCGGCTGCGGGGGATCGCCGATCAGGTCAGGGCCTGGCTGATCGTGGACATGGCGCATTTCGCCGGGCTGGTGGCGGCGGGGCTTTACCCCTCTCCCTTCCCGCATGCGCATGTGGCGACGACCACCACCCACAAGACGCTGCGCGGCCCGCGCGGCGGCATGATCCTGACGGACGACGCGGATATCGCGAAGAAGGTGAACTCGGCCATCTTCCCCGGCATCCAGGGCGGGCCGCTGATGCATGTCATCGCCGGCAAGGCCGTGGCCTTCGGCGAGGCGCTGCGGCCGGAGTTCAAGGACTATTCGCGGCAGGTCGTCCTGAACGCGCAGGCGCTGGCGGATGAGCTGATGAAGGGCGGGCTGGACATCGTCACCGGCGGCACCGACACGCATCTGATGCTGGTGGACCTGCGGCCCAAGGAGGTGAAGGGCAACCAGACCGAGGACGCGCTGGGCCGCGCCCACATCACCTGCAACAAGAACGGCATCCCCTTTGACCCGGAAAAGCCCACCGTGACCTCGGGGGTGCGGCTCGGCTCGCCCGCCGGCACCACGCGCGGCTTCGGCGAGGCCGAGTTCCGCCAGATCGGCCGCTGGATCGTCGAGGTCGTGGACGGCCTGGCCGCCAACGGCGAGGGCGGCAATGCCGAGGTCGAGGCCCGCGTCGCAGGCGAGGTCAAGGCGCTGTGCGCAAGGTTCCCCCTCTACGACGGGATGTGA